A window of the Pseudomonas fluorescens genome harbors these coding sequences:
- a CDS encoding TadE/TadG family type IV pilus assembly protein, which translates to MKTGSRKAQKGAVAIEFALVFVIFFAVFYGLVSYSLPFVLMQTFNQVTAEAIRRAVAVDPTIPNYPTVLVNTANAALSQQFLLMPSSLNLVVGTDTSTVYDPTQGTLTVSVNYPVSKLNRVMPFLVLPGIGAVPSLPTNLTAISSLKF; encoded by the coding sequence ATGAAAACCGGCTCTCGGAAGGCGCAAAAAGGTGCGGTGGCGATCGAATTCGCCCTGGTGTTCGTGATCTTTTTCGCGGTGTTTTATGGCCTCGTCAGCTATAGCCTGCCGTTCGTGCTGATGCAGACGTTCAACCAGGTCACCGCCGAAGCCATCCGCCGCGCGGTGGCGGTCGACCCCACGATTCCCAACTATCCGACCGTGCTGGTCAATACCGCCAATGCCGCGTTGAGCCAGCAATTTTTACTGATGCCCTCGTCACTGAACCTGGTCGTTGGCACTGATACCTCCACGGTCTATGACCCGACCCAGGGCACGCTCACCGTCAGCGTCAATTACCCGGTGAGCAAGCTCAACCGGGTCATGCCGTTTCTGGTGTTGCCGGGCATCGGCGCTGTCCCCAGCCTGCCCACCAACCTGACCGCCATTTCGAGCCTGAAATTTTGA
- a CDS encoding A24 family peptidase, with product MQSLVLLIWLTACAAQDARQRRIANALTLGAAAFALIYLLSFGTTWMGAEAGQGGWACVVALAFTLPGYFMGRMGAGDVKLMTALGLSTDGLSLLGIFIGAGAASVVWMLVAPRLWLHMSQRLRDRLRYMAPSMSKKLPFAPFVLVGFVLALPWIH from the coding sequence ATGCAAAGCCTTGTCCTTCTGATCTGGTTGACGGCCTGCGCGGCCCAGGATGCCCGGCAACGAAGGATTGCCAACGCGCTGACGCTGGGCGCCGCCGCTTTCGCGCTGATCTATCTGTTGTCTTTCGGTACTACCTGGATGGGCGCCGAAGCCGGGCAGGGCGGCTGGGCCTGTGTCGTGGCGCTGGCGTTCACGCTGCCGGGGTATTTCATGGGACGAATGGGCGCCGGCGATGTGAAATTAATGACAGCTCTTGGCCTTTCGACGGACGGCTTGTCGCTGCTCGGGATATTCATCGGCGCCGGTGCGGCGAGCGTGGTCTGGATGCTGGTGGCGCCAAGACTCTGGCTGCATATGAGTCAACGACTTAGGGATCGTCTTCGATATATGGCGCCATCCATGTCAAAAAAGCTGCCATTTGCGCCGTTCGTGTTAGTCGGTTTTGTGCTTGCGCTACCTTGGATCCATTAG
- a CDS encoding response regulator transcription factor, with the protein MNKLTSAIKVLVVDDQALIVEELCEFLESSGYRCVPCESSKEAIERFSDDIAIGLVLCDLHMPDMDGIQLVQELQRLAGKHRAFEAIMLTGRADKQDVIKALRAGIADYYQKPVNLDELLEGLQRQEAVLQERQKTLQLGHLNQKLQDLSSSIDDLYQDLDKVRRGPAPVSDETAREAGELEIPAIFNQLSPRQLDVARLVGKGQTNYQIACELGITENTVKLYVSQVLRLTHMHNRTQLALALSPGNSGLRQRVTAH; encoded by the coding sequence GTGAACAAGCTTACCTCTGCGATAAAAGTCCTCGTTGTCGATGATCAGGCACTGATCGTCGAAGAGCTCTGTGAATTCCTCGAGAGCAGCGGCTACCGCTGTGTGCCGTGCGAGTCCAGCAAAGAGGCGATCGAGCGTTTTTCGGACGACATCGCGATCGGACTGGTGCTGTGCGATCTGCACATGCCGGACATGGACGGCATTCAACTGGTGCAGGAACTGCAACGGCTGGCCGGCAAACACCGGGCGTTCGAAGCCATCATGCTCACCGGTCGCGCCGACAAGCAGGACGTGATCAAGGCCTTGCGCGCCGGGATCGCCGACTACTACCAGAAACCGGTCAATCTGGATGAATTGCTCGAAGGCCTGCAACGCCAGGAAGCGGTACTGCAGGAACGTCAGAAAACCCTGCAACTGGGCCATCTGAATCAGAAGCTGCAGGACCTGTCGTCGTCCATCGATGATCTTTACCAGGATCTGGACAAGGTGCGGCGCGGCCCGGCGCCGGTCAGCGACGAAACCGCCCGCGAGGCCGGTGAGCTGGAAATCCCGGCGATCTTCAATCAGCTCTCGCCACGGCAACTGGACGTGGCGCGCCTGGTGGGCAAGGGGCAGACCAATTATCAGATTGCCTGTGAGCTGGGCATTACCGAAAACACCGTGAAGCTCTATGTTTCGCAGGTGTTGCGCCTGACCCACATGCATAACCGCACGCAGTTGGCGTTGGCGTTATCGCCGGGCAATTCCGGTTTGCGTCAGCGGGTGACTGCCCACTGA
- a CDS encoding response regulator yields MNVSSSPRQQLLLVDDEEDALLELAELLEGEGFVCHTATSVKLALHHLTRHPDIALVITDLRMPEESGMSLIKRLREHTSRQHLPVIVTSGHADMEDVSDMLRLQVLDLFRKPIYHVRLLETLDNLFPKPKMNAG; encoded by the coding sequence ATGAACGTGTCTTCTTCCCCACGCCAACAGTTGCTTCTGGTTGACGACGAAGAGGACGCGTTGCTGGAGCTGGCGGAGTTGCTGGAGGGTGAAGGTTTCGTCTGTCATACCGCCACATCGGTCAAACTCGCCCTGCATCATCTGACCCGCCATCCCGACATCGCCCTGGTGATCACCGATCTGCGCATGCCGGAAGAAAGCGGCATGTCGCTGATCAAGCGCTTGCGCGAACACACCTCGCGCCAGCATCTGCCGGTAATCGTGACGTCGGGGCATGCGGACATGGAAGACGTGAGCGACATGCTGCGGTTGCAGGTGCTGGACCTGTTCCGCAAGCCGATCTATCACGTGCGGCTGCTGGAAACCCTCGACAACCTGTTTCCCAAGCCGAAGATGAATGCCGGGTAA
- a CDS encoding Flp family type IVb pilin, whose translation MIVDYLMARALLFYKHEDGASAIEYAIVVAMVAVVVVVFVTPLGDRMLAIFNNVLVSLGGTAQTRPTP comes from the coding sequence ATGATCGTTGATTATTTAATGGCCAGAGCCCTGCTGTTTTACAAACATGAAGACGGTGCCTCGGCAATCGAATACGCCATTGTCGTAGCCATGGTCGCCGTGGTGGTTGTCGTTTTCGTCACTCCGCTGGGTGATCGAATGCTGGCGATCTTCAACAACGTCCTGGTGTCGCTGGGCGGCACTGCGCAAACCCGGCCAACTCCGTAA
- the cpaB gene encoding Flp pilus assembly protein CpaB, producing MNSRVTMGLAAVLLLGAIVVGYWGLVLSRQPAPVAEAPAPAVVTVEKTVAAAEDQTRQPVVVLVRDVPPFTPLTAADLAVEKLRSAPAGSLGTLEQAVGRTPWRHLSAGTWLNEESFEAGGTLARMIHRDERALAVSVDEVIGAAGQLIPGDYVDVLLYLRQDASNPQQSAQIVVPAMRVLGVGEQYGLTNDGQPSAPALSADDKIKQDQRRLTARTVVLAVPEQLLSRMMLATQVGTLRLAVRSSEEQRLAKYWAGESQAPEKLVAANSQLFQFTQLALGTAPKAATGGDHGGAVRPAVEVIRGNQPLQQNP from the coding sequence ATGAACAGTCGTGTGACCATGGGCCTTGCAGCGGTGCTTTTACTGGGCGCCATCGTTGTCGGATATTGGGGCCTGGTGCTCAGCCGGCAGCCCGCTCCGGTTGCCGAGGCGCCCGCGCCGGCGGTGGTTACCGTCGAAAAAACCGTTGCTGCCGCCGAAGACCAGACCCGCCAGCCCGTCGTGGTGCTGGTACGTGACGTCCCGCCATTTACCCCACTCACCGCCGCCGATCTGGCCGTCGAAAAACTGCGCAGCGCTCCCGCCGGCAGCCTCGGCACCCTCGAACAGGCCGTGGGCCGTACACCGTGGCGCCACCTGAGCGCCGGCACCTGGCTCAACGAAGAGAGCTTCGAGGCCGGCGGCACACTGGCGCGGATGATCCACCGCGACGAGCGCGCGCTGGCCGTGTCGGTCGATGAAGTGATCGGTGCGGCCGGGCAGTTGATCCCCGGGGATTACGTCGACGTGCTGTTGTACCTGCGCCAGGACGCCAGCAACCCGCAGCAGTCGGCACAGATTGTGGTGCCGGCCATGCGCGTGCTGGGTGTCGGCGAGCAATACGGCCTGACCAATGACGGCCAACCGTCCGCCCCTGCGTTGAGTGCCGACGACAAAATCAAGCAGGACCAGCGCCGGCTCACCGCGCGCACCGTGGTGCTGGCGGTGCCTGAACAATTGTTGAGTCGAATGATGCTCGCCACCCAGGTCGGGACATTGCGCCTGGCCGTGCGCAGCAGTGAAGAACAGCGCCTGGCCAAGTATTGGGCCGGCGAAAGTCAGGCACCGGAAAAACTGGTTGCCGCCAACAGTCAGCTTTTCCAGTTCACTCAGCTGGCGCTGGGGACGGCGCCGAAGGCTGCTACCGGTGGCGACCATGGCGGTGCGGTACGGCCTGCGGTGGAAGTGATTCGCGGCAATCAGCCCCTTCAACAAAACCCATGA
- a CDS encoding type II and III secretion system protein family protein, giving the protein MQSRSWPIFNPVLRALLLMGLSINAAHAATGNCAALGRLPPVIEINEGWQQDMQSPVAITRLAIGDPKIADVHANGNSSFLLTAVAPGATSLMVWTGCSSEPRQSMVFVKGAATSALTNTGALPSDDALLPSQVQTDIRFVEVSRTKLKQASASLIGTRGNFLFGSPGTLPPIDGVPQPRLPVDNSLFNFSWIGGKTMAIINALEGSGFAYTLARPSLVALNGQSASFLAGGQIPIPVPSSGSDNVSIEYKEFGIRLTLTPTIISHDRIALKVAPEVSELDFSNAVNIAGTTVPALTIRRTDTSISLADGESFVISGLISTTNSSQVDKFPGLGDIPVLGAFFKSSQIKREERELLMIVTPHLVRPLSAEAQLPSLPGEKLRNYDPNFYRMFFLENGNFDKRSGLSQ; this is encoded by the coding sequence ATGCAGAGTCGTTCCTGGCCGATCTTCAATCCCGTGCTCCGGGCCTTGCTGCTGATGGGACTGTCAATCAATGCCGCGCACGCGGCCACCGGCAACTGCGCGGCGCTCGGGCGCTTGCCGCCGGTGATCGAAATCAACGAAGGCTGGCAGCAGGACATGCAATCCCCGGTGGCGATCACACGCCTGGCCATCGGCGATCCGAAAATCGCCGACGTGCATGCCAATGGCAATTCCTCGTTCCTGCTCACCGCCGTGGCGCCGGGCGCTACCAGTCTCATGGTCTGGACCGGCTGCTCCAGCGAGCCGCGCCAGAGCATGGTGTTCGTCAAGGGCGCCGCCACCTCGGCTTTGACCAATACCGGTGCACTGCCGTCGGATGATGCGTTGCTGCCCTCGCAGGTACAGACCGACATTCGCTTCGTCGAAGTCAGCCGCACCAAGCTCAAACAGGCCTCGGCTTCGCTGATCGGCACCCGTGGCAATTTCCTGTTCGGCTCGCCCGGAACCCTGCCGCCCATAGACGGCGTCCCGCAACCGCGACTGCCGGTGGACAACTCGCTGTTCAACTTCTCGTGGATCGGCGGCAAGACCATGGCGATCATCAATGCCCTCGAAGGCAGCGGCTTCGCCTACACCCTGGCGCGGCCAAGTCTGGTGGCGCTCAACGGGCAGAGTGCAAGTTTCCTCGCGGGCGGGCAGATTCCGATTCCGGTGCCCAGTTCCGGCAGCGACAACGTGTCGATCGAATACAAGGAGTTCGGCATCCGCCTGACCCTGACGCCGACCATCATCAGCCACGATCGCATTGCCCTGAAGGTGGCACCGGAAGTCAGCGAACTGGATTTCAGCAACGCGGTGAACATCGCTGGCACCACGGTGCCGGCCCTGACCATCCGCCGCACCGACACCAGTATTTCCCTGGCCGATGGCGAGAGTTTCGTCATCAGCGGTCTGATCAGCACCACCAACAGTTCCCAGGTCGACAAGTTTCCAGGGCTGGGCGACATCCCGGTGCTCGGGGCCTTTTTCAAAAGCTCGCAGATCAAACGCGAAGAGCGTGAGCTGCTGATGATCGTCACTCCGCACCTGGTGCGCCCGCTCTCGGCGGAGGCACAACTGCCGTCGTTGCCGGGTGAAAAACTGCGCAACTACGACCCGAATTTCTACCGCATGTTCTTCCTGGAAAACGGTAACTTCGACAAGCGCAGCGGGTTATCCCAATGA
- a CDS encoding pilus assembly protein, protein MSQSLSQTFLAITRNNTDLEWLQSALAPLGQVVSAGTGSLDELLALVDVTFASLVFVGLDREHVVAQSALIEGALEAKPMLAIVALGDGMDNQLVLNAMRAGARDFVAYGSRSSEVAGLVRRLSKRLPPVTHNALLGGLTVLYGVQSSSDGALLANHMALVVQKSGQQTLLLDLGLPRGDSLALLGLESSFHFGDALRHLRRLDATLIDSAFTSAEAGLRILAYADNDEPLESTSAAELYMLLSALRQHFQHIVVNLTGQPDSEALRTFVSHCDKLIWYTDQNVLDCRRNLAVFNLWREKGMKLDHGRLLVDRYLSNVAPDADTLGKTFNLEVIAVLALSPELRLNAKNQGVSLFELAPREKLTQSLRVLGERLAKRSEGLAKPKVTWFDRLRGTS, encoded by the coding sequence ATGAGCCAGAGCCTGAGCCAGACCTTTCTCGCCATCACTCGCAACAACACCGATCTGGAGTGGCTGCAAAGCGCCCTCGCGCCTCTGGGCCAGGTGGTCAGTGCCGGTACGGGCAGCCTCGACGAATTGCTCGCGCTGGTGGACGTCACCTTCGCCAGCCTGGTGTTCGTCGGCCTCGACCGTGAACACGTGGTGGCCCAGAGCGCGCTCATCGAAGGTGCGCTTGAGGCCAAGCCGATGCTGGCGATCGTTGCCCTGGGCGACGGCATGGACAACCAGTTGGTGCTCAATGCGATGCGCGCCGGGGCACGGGATTTCGTCGCCTATGGTTCGCGCTCCAGCGAAGTGGCCGGGTTGGTGCGGCGCTTGAGCAAACGCCTGCCGCCGGTGACCCACAACGCGTTGCTGGGCGGGCTGACGGTGTTGTACGGCGTACAGAGCAGTTCCGATGGCGCGCTGCTGGCCAACCATATGGCGCTGGTGGTGCAAAAAAGCGGACAGCAGACGCTGTTGCTGGACCTCGGGTTGCCCCGTGGCGACAGCCTGGCGTTGCTGGGGCTGGAGAGTTCGTTCCACTTCGGCGATGCCTTGCGCCACCTGCGCAGGCTCGACGCAACATTGATCGACAGTGCGTTCACCAGCGCCGAAGCGGGACTGCGGATTCTGGCGTACGCCGACAACGACGAACCGCTGGAAAGCACCAGCGCCGCCGAGCTGTACATGCTGCTCAGCGCCTTGCGCCAGCACTTCCAGCACATTGTCGTGAACCTCACCGGCCAGCCTGACAGCGAGGCACTGCGCACCTTTGTCAGCCATTGCGACAAGCTGATCTGGTACACCGACCAGAATGTTCTCGATTGCCGACGCAATCTCGCGGTGTTCAATCTGTGGCGCGAAAAAGGCATGAAGCTTGATCACGGACGGCTGCTGGTCGACCGCTATCTGAGCAACGTCGCGCCGGATGCGGACACCCTCGGCAAGACCTTCAACCTGGAAGTGATCGCGGTGCTGGCCTTGAGTCCGGAGCTGCGCCTGAACGCCAAGAACCAGGGTGTCAGCCTGTTTGAGCTGGCCCCCAGGGAGAAACTCACCCAGAGCCTGCGGGTGCTCGGCGAGCGGCTGGCCAAGCGCTCCGAAGGCCTGGCCAAACCCAAGGTCACCTGGTTCGACCGGTTGCGAGGCACCTCATGA
- a CDS encoding CpaF family protein, whose amino-acid sequence MSPEKLFGAPARGPSGNTDHEGLKLVLHRYIIDAIEESGKNLLEGSRQLLAQFVTDKVAEYIARLHLAISRYEMERLAEEIVDELTGFGPLEVLLRDTAVTEILVNGPHRVFVERDGVLHQSDLRFIDAHHVERVMQRILAPLGRRLDESSPMVDARLPDGSRVNAIIPPIALDGPCLSIRKFRKDMLKSSDLIAMQTIDLPIFECFQEAVGKRCNILISGGTGTGKTTLLNILSQLINPHERLVTIEDVAELQLGHPHVVRLETRPPNAEGHGEVKASDLIRNALRMRPDRIILGEIRGVEVLDVLTAMNTGHDGSMSTVHANNAQDALLRLETLVGLTGRTVAERTLRQMICAALDVIIQLTRMPDGRRCVSEVVEVVGVREDVYVTNTLFRLDRRTGFGFLREAVNPAGDKLRHESSLG is encoded by the coding sequence ATGAGCCCGGAAAAACTCTTCGGTGCGCCGGCGCGGGGCCCGTCGGGCAACACCGACCACGAAGGCCTGAAACTGGTCCTGCATCGCTACATCATCGATGCCATCGAGGAGTCCGGGAAAAACCTGCTGGAAGGTTCGCGGCAGTTGCTGGCGCAATTCGTCACCGACAAGGTCGCCGAATACATCGCCCGTTTGCACCTGGCGATTTCACGTTACGAGATGGAGCGGCTGGCGGAAGAAATCGTCGATGAACTGACCGGATTCGGCCCGCTGGAAGTGTTGCTGCGCGACACCGCCGTCACCGAGATTCTGGTCAACGGCCCGCACCGGGTGTTCGTCGAGCGCGACGGTGTACTGCATCAGAGTGACCTGCGCTTCATCGATGCACACCACGTCGAGCGGGTCATGCAGCGCATTCTCGCGCCGCTCGGTCGGCGGCTGGACGAGTCTTCGCCGATGGTCGATGCACGCCTGCCGGACGGCAGCCGGGTCAACGCGATCATCCCGCCGATCGCCCTCGACGGCCCTTGTCTGTCGATTCGAAAATTCCGCAAGGACATGCTCAAGAGCAGTGACCTGATCGCCATGCAGACCATCGACCTGCCGATTTTCGAGTGCTTTCAGGAGGCCGTGGGCAAGCGCTGCAACATCCTGATCAGCGGCGGCACGGGCACCGGCAAGACCACGCTGCTGAACATTCTCAGCCAACTCATCAACCCCCACGAACGACTGGTGACCATCGAAGACGTCGCCGAATTGCAGCTCGGCCACCCTCATGTTGTGCGTCTGGAAACCCGCCCGCCGAATGCCGAGGGGCACGGCGAGGTCAAGGCCAGCGACCTGATCCGCAATGCCCTGCGGATGCGTCCGGACCGGATCATTCTCGGCGAGATCCGGGGCGTTGAAGTGCTCGACGTACTGACGGCGATGAACACCGGTCACGATGGCTCGATGAGCACGGTGCACGCCAACAACGCCCAGGATGCGTTGCTGCGTCTGGAAACCCTGGTCGGCCTGACCGGTCGCACGGTCGCCGAACGTACCCTGCGGCAGATGATCTGCGCGGCGCTCGACGTGATCATTCAGTTGACCCGCATGCCCGACGGCCGCCGCTGCGTCAGTGAAGTGGTGGAAGTGGTCGGCGTGCGCGAAGACGTTTACGTCACCAATACCCTGTTCCGTCTGGACCGACGCACCGGTTTCGGCTTTCTGCGCGAAGCGGTCAACCCGGCCGGCGACAAGTTGCGACACGAGTCGAGTCTGGGCTGA
- a CDS encoding type II secretion system F family protein: MIGPVILIVLCLLLLGLSIRLFLQGVRKTANERVLSRLAAGQPQGGAEKTSWTGLERMFLRAGLGRPSERFGLWLSLWVVAMMLGYLLADWVGLLVLILAPPLILRLYIAWLYRRRLNRMIEQLPQLLDHTVRSLKSGRTLSDAVMGGIETSEDPLKAAMGRVQRNVQLGVNLPDAVSDFAELYEQDELRMFALGLKVNHRYGGNASELLENLIKLIRERDQGARQLRALTGETRMTAWVLGSLPVILVSYFMLTNPGYMLGMWNDSGGRTMLIVAVVLQVSGCLALWRMLRSV, from the coding sequence ATGATCGGACCGGTGATTTTGATCGTCCTCTGCCTGTTGTTGCTGGGGCTGTCGATTCGCCTGTTCCTGCAAGGTGTGCGCAAGACTGCCAACGAACGGGTGCTCTCGCGCCTCGCCGCCGGGCAGCCCCAGGGGGGGGCCGAAAAAACCTCGTGGACCGGGCTGGAGCGGATGTTTCTGCGCGCAGGCCTCGGCCGGCCGAGCGAACGTTTCGGGCTTTGGCTGTCGTTGTGGGTCGTGGCCATGATGCTGGGTTATCTGCTGGCTGACTGGGTCGGTCTGTTGGTGCTGATATTGGCGCCGCCGCTGATCTTGCGGCTGTACATCGCGTGGCTGTATCGGCGCCGGCTCAACCGGATGATCGAACAGCTACCGCAGTTGCTCGATCACACCGTGCGCAGCCTCAAGTCCGGCCGGACCCTGTCCGATGCGGTAATGGGCGGCATCGAAACCAGTGAGGACCCGTTGAAAGCCGCGATGGGCCGGGTGCAGCGCAACGTGCAGCTGGGAGTGAACCTGCCGGACGCGGTCAGCGATTTCGCCGAACTCTACGAGCAGGACGAACTGCGCATGTTCGCCCTGGGCCTGAAGGTCAATCATCGCTATGGCGGCAATGCCAGCGAGTTGCTGGAGAACCTGATCAAACTGATTCGCGAACGCGACCAGGGTGCCCGGCAACTGCGTGCGCTGACCGGCGAAACCCGGATGACCGCGTGGGTACTCGGATCGCTGCCGGTGATCCTGGTCAGTTACTTCATGCTGACCAATCCCGGCTACATGCTCGGCATGTGGAACGACTCGGGCGGTCGGACCATGCTGATTGTCGCGGTGGTGTTGCAGGTTTCCGGTTGCCTGGCGCTGTGGCGCATGTTGAGGAGTGTCTGA
- a CDS encoding type II secretion system F family protein codes for MLLLGALLLVGNHLLAERRRVRQVNQRLQGQLVRESRFGNWLRALGSSRFGQRSVSIDSETQTLLSRLGWRRASERSLFAACQIGTPLLTLGLGLFLKEVFFPLAPNGWLVPMIATGVGYLLPKRLLAYAAARRQKIIAVEVSTFIPLLRILFESGMAVEQALRVLSIEGQKLLPELTSELRLILARVDSGLELGQELNKAAAILAVDEFTDTCVILQQLIQQGGGAMKSLLTLKQLLDDRRMTRLQEYISKMSAKMSVVMMLLLFPALLIVLAGPGFTAITRAFAS; via the coding sequence ATGCTGTTGCTCGGCGCACTGTTGCTGGTCGGCAATCACTTGTTGGCCGAGCGGCGTCGGGTGCGTCAGGTCAACCAGCGCTTGCAGGGGCAACTGGTGCGCGAGAGCCGTTTCGGCAATTGGCTGCGGGCACTGGGCAGCAGCCGCTTCGGCCAGCGCTCGGTGAGCATCGACAGTGAAACCCAGACGTTGCTCAGCCGCCTCGGTTGGCGCCGGGCCAGCGAGCGCTCGCTGTTTGCCGCCTGCCAGATCGGCACGCCGCTGCTGACACTGGGGCTGGGCCTGTTTCTGAAAGAAGTGTTTTTCCCCCTCGCACCCAACGGCTGGCTGGTGCCGATGATTGCCACCGGCGTCGGTTATCTGCTGCCCAAACGCCTGCTGGCGTATGCCGCTGCCCGTCGGCAGAAAATCATTGCGGTGGAGGTGTCGACGTTCATTCCGCTGCTGCGGATCCTGTTCGAGTCCGGCATGGCCGTCGAACAGGCCCTGCGCGTGCTCAGCATAGAAGGGCAGAAACTGCTGCCGGAGCTGACCAGCGAACTGCGCCTGATTCTGGCCCGCGTCGACTCGGGCCTGGAGCTCGGGCAAGAGCTGAACAAGGCGGCCGCGATACTGGCGGTGGATGAGTTCACCGACACCTGCGTGATCCTGCAACAACTGATTCAACAGGGCGGCGGCGCGATGAAATCGCTGCTGACGCTCAAGCAGCTGCTGGATGACCGACGTATGACACGCTTGCAGGAATACATCTCGAAGATGTCGGCGAAGATGTCGGTGGTCATGATGCTGCTGCTGTTTCCGGCCTTGCTGATCGTTCTGGCGGGGCCCGGTTTTACTGCAATCACCCGGGCGTTTGCGTCCTGA
- a CDS encoding tetratricopeptide repeat protein: MKALMVVASLLLLGGCATDGQAPWTTMLAPASCSKLSSEQELSLNLADDLVNDGKLHASLANLQGLPDNLVEVRLRKAKVYRLLGRSEAEPLYRSLLGTCLNADAEHGLGQLYAARGDNGQAQAHLQRAARLAPTNENIRNDLGVVYLNQLRLEDARFEFLTAIELKQNNQLATLNLVTLLLYQNNWQQAAEVVSRAHLTPEQFSDAQERAEKLKSPVKARPVAGNQVAVAVDAQPAPIK; the protein is encoded by the coding sequence ATGAAAGCACTGATGGTCGTGGCAAGTCTGTTGCTGCTCGGCGGTTGCGCAACGGATGGTCAGGCGCCGTGGACGACGATGCTGGCGCCGGCCAGTTGCAGCAAGTTGAGTTCAGAACAGGAGCTGTCGCTGAACCTGGCCGATGATCTGGTCAATGACGGCAAGCTGCACGCCAGCCTGGCCAACCTGCAGGGCCTGCCCGATAACCTCGTCGAGGTGCGACTGCGCAAGGCCAAGGTCTATCGCCTGTTGGGACGCAGCGAAGCCGAGCCGTTGTATCGCAGCCTGCTCGGCACGTGCCTGAACGCCGACGCCGAACACGGCCTTGGCCAGTTGTACGCCGCCCGTGGCGACAACGGTCAGGCGCAGGCCCACCTGCAACGCGCGGCGCGGCTGGCACCGACCAATGAAAACATCCGCAACGATCTGGGCGTGGTGTACCTGAATCAGCTGCGGCTCGAGGATGCTCGCTTCGAGTTTCTGACGGCCATCGAGTTGAAGCAGAACAATCAGTTGGCGACGCTGAATCTGGTCACTCTGCTGCTCTATCAGAACAACTGGCAGCAGGCTGCGGAAGTGGTCAGCCGCGCGCACCTGACCCCGGAACAGTTCTCCGATGCTCAGGAACGCGCGGAGAAACTCAAGTCTCCGGTCAAGGCCAGACCCGTCGCTGGCAATCAGGTCGCGGTGGCGGTTGATGCGCAACCGGCGCCGATCAAGTGA
- a CDS encoding DUF3613 domain-containing protein has protein sequence MNTLKTMCCLGLLSLPLGALAIDAGPASAQQQETEGWLLLQSRNKAASPDPQAATATERELAMQRWLKKYKYEIPDFYDPDAGGKIESRN, from the coding sequence ATGAACACGTTGAAGACGATGTGCTGCCTCGGACTGCTGAGCCTGCCGCTCGGCGCACTGGCCATCGACGCCGGCCCGGCATCGGCCCAGCAGCAGGAAACCGAAGGCTGGCTGTTGCTGCAAAGCCGCAACAAGGCCGCGTCCCCCGATCCGCAGGCGGCAACGGCCACCGAGCGCGAGCTGGCGATGCAGCGCTGGCTGAAGAAGTACAAATATGAAATCCCCGATTTCTACGACCCGGATGCCGGGGGCAAGATCGAGAGCCGTAACTGA